In Dermacentor andersoni chromosome 4, qqDerAnde1_hic_scaffold, whole genome shotgun sequence, the following proteins share a genomic window:
- the LOC126537979 gene encoding uncharacterized protein KIAA0930 isoform X1 — MADDARDGRSSSNALSSVFAEISQLRSREATDITPSGFVVVTSASFWMDIFIRHFLCAEGVDQHDDLVFFVKKTASKAARRYVPRLETTVQVFRRNSKKLPIADLDLHWEETVYLNLIVQQLEYTLTAAACLRTGNQHLQVLRRRSQRVYASPTRHSMEDKGDTEEVAYPDIFFAVDNYEEAFQGLNLKPGELLCVELCARCRDGPQAALLFLGCVAHEPLARTLARADASSSAAPRGRCHFVGLRGPQGRGQAQVALRRAAAVPSQEWPCGPWRRSSEPGLAPPPNPGPLHRCRSERQGIDQCGTGEELEADDLRDALCGEDCAPVGSNRNEGLLDTMLTYVALPWHHIVADLLDIRREPLLTF; from the exons ATGGCAGACGACGCTCGAGATGGGAGGTCCAGCTCCAACGCGTTATCCAGCGTGTTTGCGGAAATATCTCAGCTGCGTTCACGTGAAGCTACGGACATCACACCGTCCG GCTTCGTTGTCGTGACAAGTGCCAGTTTCTGGATGGACATCTTTATCCGGCACTTTTTGTGTGCTGAGGGCGTGGACCAGCACGATGACCTTGTGTTCTTTGTGAAAAAGACAGCATCCAAGGCAGCTCGACGCTATGTTCCGCGTCTGGAG ACGACCGTGCAGGTGTTTCGTCGCAACTCCAAGAAACTGCCCATAGCTGACCTGGACCTGCACTGGGAGGAGACAGTCTACCTGAACCTGATAGTACAGCAACTGGAGTACACgctcacggcggccgcatgcctACGCACGGGGAACCAGCATTTACAGGTTCTGCGACGACGCTCGCAG CGTGTGTACGCCTCTCCTACACGGCACAGCATGGAGGACAAAGGGGACACGGAGGAAGTGGCCTACCCGGACATCTTCTTTGCAGTTGACAATTACGAGGAG GCTTTCCAGGGGCTCAACCTGAAGCCGGGTGAGCTGCTGTGTGTGGAGCTGTGCGCTCGGTGTCGCGACGGCCCCCAGGCGGCGCTGCTGTTTCTGGGGTGTGTTGCACACGAGCCCCTTGCTCGGACCCTGGCCCGTGCCGATGCTTCCTCGTCTGCCGCGCCACGGGGCCGTTGCCACTTTGTGGGCTTGAGGGGGCCCCAGGGCAGGGGTCAGGCACAGGTGGCGCTGAGGAGGGCGGCGGCTGTGCCTTCACAG GAGTGGCCCTGTGGTCCGTGGCGCCGAAGCTCAGAGCCCGGCTTGGCGCCACCACCAAACCCGGGACCCCTGCACCGGTGTCGATCCGAAAGGCAGGGCATCGACCAGTGCGGAACCGGGGAAGAGCTTGAAGCTGACGACCTCCGAGATG CTCTTTGTGGAGAAGACTGCGCGCCCGTGGGCAGCAACAGGAACGAGGGCCTTTTGGACACCATGCTGACGTACGTGGCGCTACCATGGCATCACATCGTGGCCG ACCTGTTGGACATCCGACGTGAGCCCCTGCTTACCTTCTAG
- the LOC126537979 gene encoding uncharacterized protein KIAA0930 homolog isoform X2, with translation MADDARDGRSSSNALSSVFAEISQLRSREATDITPSGFVVVTSASFWMDIFIRHFLCAEGVDQHDDLVFFVKKTASKAARRYVPRLETTVQVFRRNSKKLPIADLDLHWEETVYLNLIVQQLEYTLTAAACLRTGNQHLQVLRRRSQRVYASPTRHSMEDKGDTEEVAYPDIFFAVDNYEEAFQGLNLKPGELLCVELCARCRDGPQAALLFLGCVAHEPLARTLARADASSSAAPRGRCHFVGLRGPQGRGQAQVALRRAAAVPSQEWPCGPWRRSSEPGLAPPPNPGPLHRCRSERQGIDQCGTGEELEADDLRDGGGGVVKSQDAACSIPAVTVAATI, from the exons ATGGCAGACGACGCTCGAGATGGGAGGTCCAGCTCCAACGCGTTATCCAGCGTGTTTGCGGAAATATCTCAGCTGCGTTCACGTGAAGCTACGGACATCACACCGTCCG GCTTCGTTGTCGTGACAAGTGCCAGTTTCTGGATGGACATCTTTATCCGGCACTTTTTGTGTGCTGAGGGCGTGGACCAGCACGATGACCTTGTGTTCTTTGTGAAAAAGACAGCATCCAAGGCAGCTCGACGCTATGTTCCGCGTCTGGAG ACGACCGTGCAGGTGTTTCGTCGCAACTCCAAGAAACTGCCCATAGCTGACCTGGACCTGCACTGGGAGGAGACAGTCTACCTGAACCTGATAGTACAGCAACTGGAGTACACgctcacggcggccgcatgcctACGCACGGGGAACCAGCATTTACAGGTTCTGCGACGACGCTCGCAG CGTGTGTACGCCTCTCCTACACGGCACAGCATGGAGGACAAAGGGGACACGGAGGAAGTGGCCTACCCGGACATCTTCTTTGCAGTTGACAATTACGAGGAG GCTTTCCAGGGGCTCAACCTGAAGCCGGGTGAGCTGCTGTGTGTGGAGCTGTGCGCTCGGTGTCGCGACGGCCCCCAGGCGGCGCTGCTGTTTCTGGGGTGTGTTGCACACGAGCCCCTTGCTCGGACCCTGGCCCGTGCCGATGCTTCCTCGTCTGCCGCGCCACGGGGCCGTTGCCACTTTGTGGGCTTGAGGGGGCCCCAGGGCAGGGGTCAGGCACAGGTGGCGCTGAGGAGGGCGGCGGCTGTGCCTTCACAG GAGTGGCCCTGTGGTCCGTGGCGCCGAAGCTCAGAGCCCGGCTTGGCGCCACCACCAAACCCGGGACCCCTGCACCGGTGTCGATCCGAAAGGCAGGGCATCGACCAGTGCGGAACCGGGGAAGAGCTTGAAGCTGACGACCTCCGAGATG GAGGCGGAGGCGTCGTGAAGTCGCAAGATGCTGCTTGCTCCATTCCTGCAGTCACTGTGGCTGCTACTATCTAA